In Ooceraea biroi isolate clonal line C1 chromosome 6, Obir_v5.4, whole genome shotgun sequence, the genomic stretch AACGTCCATCGCGCATTTCGCAGCTAAGAATTCGGCGGCGATAGTGGCAACAATCGCTCCGTTTTCCGATCGGTTGTGTGAAGCCGATTCGCCGTCTTCCGCAGGTGGAAGTCGTATCGGAATATTACACATTAGCTTGACGCGTGTCGCGCGAAGCGAAACCCGGCAAATGCATTCCGCCAAGTCCGGAGTCTCGCGCGAGCCGACCGCGAACAACTCGCGAGCGAACTCAAGCTGCTCTCTTCTTCAGCCACCCTCTTGATATTCGTATGCGGCTGCTACGTGGTTGCGAGATGTTTAGCGCGAAACGCGCGGCGGTCCCGAGTAATTACCCAATCAAGACTGTCGGGTACGCAGTCAAAGGGCTAACTTAATCATTGATAGAACGGAAGATCTctgcctcttcctctttctctcccccgaGACCACACGACCTCGACCACACGATTGAAATTGCCCTCGACAATTATCTCTGTTACTCGTCCGAGATATTTTCGACTCCACGTGCGTTGTTGTAAAAAAATCGTGACTTTTCTTCACGGAAACGCATATTATAGTTCGGACAAACCTTCTCTCGGTATCCAGTTTGTATTACATTTGCTAAGTTTTTGTCCTCATTATTTTGCCTCAGAAATTAATTGAGGataaaatagtttataattattcatgtaaGGTAATTTTTTCGCGATAATTTGCAGATATGCGATCATGCCGAAGAGACAATACGCTCTGATCTAAGAACGATTTCATCGTCAAAGCGTTAAACGAGATGAAAGTGCACGCGcgagtttctttcttttctcctttctttctcagATATTTACACGTATTTTTCGTTTACCATCGAATCTTGCGCGACGAAGAGAATTGTGCCGACGAAATGTTTCCGCATGCGAGCGAGAAACCCGCGCGCGACTTCTCGGGCTCGCGACACAAAAGAAACCGAGGAAGCTCTACGCGGGTGGAAACTTCGCGAAATTCAACCATCAAAGGGTTAATACCCTCTCTGGTCGCATGCCAAAGAAATTGTTTCCCTGTGATGTTTCGACCGAATTTAGTCGCCGCAGTGGGATTTCGTGCCAATTACGTGCTTAGATTACCGCGCGCGTGTAAATCAGCGAGATTGTATCTTGCAGAACAGGATGGGGATGGAATCATGGCGTGGATTTAACTGTCCAAGTATTCAAAGTATAATCGATTCGCGATTCATGTGACGCAAATATACGCACATAATATTAActcattaatttgtaattccaatttattaattttgcaaaggAAGATGGCAAAAATTATCtcttaatgttttattatcttattcacttaattatttttatttatacattatattatatatattgttttattttcatcaccTCATACTTACGTTTTGCGTTTTTGTTTCAGTGTTGGTAGCGATCTTCTGGATGATTTGGGAGACGACGCCAAATCCGTTCGCACAAATGATGACAGCAAAAAGTAAGTGAATGTATCACAGAGATtctcgagagaaaaagaaaaagtatcgAAAAACAATCGCAATGTCCAAACGCACGAAATAAATCTAGCACCATTGACTCGAACTTTTGATGCAATATGACTGTCAACGATTACATAGTATTATGTCAGATATTGCCAAGGTGAGTGCCACCTTGACCTACCGCGATTCTTTGCTCCGGCTTCATCAGCGACGTCACTAATCCGATGTAATGTACCTGCTGTTATACGATGCAAATCGCTTCGCACAACTGTCCGATCGTTGAGCGTTCGAGCGAGCTGTTATGCCTCGCAACACTTATATGCATCCCTATAGTATAAGCAGTTAATCGAATGAAATAAGAATCGAAAAATGTCAGATTTTCCAAATGTCAAAAAAGTATTCCAAATCTTCTGGAGAAACTTTGAACATTTTTGAGATACCTGAGAAGTTTTGCATCCTTTGcgaatatatgttatgtaTGATATAATACGCATAGtaatatgtatacacatacatataaatacaaattaatatgtacattttattatacagggtgtcccgggttttaaccgacaaactgcgggagcatattctactagtggaaataagaaaaaattcttatatcgagtttgcttagaaatgctttattacaaagttataaaccaatattgaaaagaaatatcagataagtaacaacggattttttcacaaaaataaaaattatctacgcaatgatttagtgacgcatttcaaaatgttgtccttgcacatcgatacaagctagacatcgacgtagtacagaatttgttacggtacgacattcctgaaaattcatgaagcatacccatccaaacattccatcgaaattcgtgttgaaagtttcttcgtctggtagtatgtggattattatgagcccatacatggctattatgagaattgaatatgcctcgtcttgtaaaggtcgcttcatctgtccataatatcattgatgagaaaagattgtccctttctactgcattcacataccagttacaaaattcgactcgtttctgataatcgattggaagtaattcttgtacaggtgtgtaatgatatgcgaatctgtcatcagcacgcaatgttctccaaatagtgtttcgtgatatctgcagttgagctgaagcacgtcgaacactttgtgtaggagtattatcaaaaagatttaagattctttccgagcgtcgtcggtgtctacgaacatcatcatattcattcataggtcgaaatgaacccaaattacgtaattgcaaatgggtattactaaacacagaactatctggtactctcctgttaggaaatctacgttgatactctcgtacggcagctcgtgcatttccgtcacagaatccgtacacgaaatgaatatcagtgtattcctcatttgaaaacacttttggcattctgatagtaattgctagttgacacgacgattgaaatctaacggctactgttgtgaaagtaacaatcatactgaatcgtttcaacatagtgaacatgaatacatgtgaatacacgtaacataacatcttcgaccttccaaattctacactatgttccgttgttacttatctcatatttcttttcaatattggtttataactttgtaataaagcatttctaagcaaacccgatataagaatttttttttatttccactagtagaatatgctcccgcagtttgtcggttaaaacccgggacaccctgtatatatatatatatattatgcgaGATACACGTTACGTTATCTCGTGATGTGTACTCGGTGGCAGATCGATAAAGGAGCAGTCTTAGAGCTTTTTATTAGCTGTCGCTCTCGTTCGCCACGCGTTTCCAATAGATCCGTCGAGTAAAAATCCAGCGGCGGATATTACGATAGAATCGGTGTTACGATATATCCCGCGCGGATCAGGATATAATTGTATCGCGAGTATAGTCCGACATAATCGGGCCGAAACCAGTTTTCACCGCCGTAAGGATTTCCACCGGGCAATTTATCCCCGCGCGCGATATGAATGCGAATTCCTGGCGGACAGATCAGCGCGCGCTCTGAAAAGAGCGTCGCGCTCACGCGGGTTGAATCGCCCCACGTTACTACGATTGTCACACGGCCTCGTTGTGTCGCCGGACGCCGGTGAGGCACGCGACCGATCCGGAACCCGCTGAGGCTTCATGAGAAAGTCAGCAGACCCGCGATTTAAAGCGCACGAGCAGTTCATGTGCATCCAAACCTGCGCTCGCAAAATCCGCTGAGATCGGCAGTACGTTTACTATCGCTACTATGTCGTTCGGAAACTCGACACATTCCGATCTTGTTTGCGTTTCTTGTTTACGCGAGTCGGCGATTGAATCCGCTGAGATTAACGAAACGCCACGTGGACATTTAAATTCTTGAATTTATTTCAGCGAAACACTGAGCACGAGCGAAGGCGGGGTTATCGGggaggaaataataatttaagataTCGAGATATATCGCTCGAGCTCTTTTCGTgggagaatataaaaatatattcaatttataatggcaacatattatttatatcactgGAGAATGTGCGCGTAAAATTCCCACGTGTACGCCGTATGCAGCTAAGATTGTTACGTTAGACAGCGTAACTGGGAGAAAAAATGGTCCTACGAATCGATTTTAATTCCGACTTATCGTGAGTGAACCATCGAGACTTTTAATTCTATGTAACTACCGTTAGCAAATTTATGAATAACTATACATTCACGCGTGGTATAGATCAGGTATTTCCCAGCCACTGTCTAGTGCTACAAATCTTGTAATTTTATGGATCGAGCTTTTATGCTCGTTTAGTTTTATGAGCGCCGTCTATTTCTGGAGGTTTGTTGGGTCAGCCACAAGTGCAATAGATCATACATTCGTGCCTCTATCGTGCGCACGACGAGCTCTGATGACTGATATGTTTCTGTATTTCCAGGCAAAACCACAGCGAGATCGAGAAGCGCAGGAGAGACAAGATGAATACGTACATCACCGAGCTGTCGGCAATGGTACCGATGTGTCACGCGATGTCGCGGAAGCTGGATAAGTTGACTGTGCTGCGGATGGCGGTACAGCACCTCAAGACTATCCTCGGTGCGGTTACCTCATACACGGAAGGTCACTATAAGCCTGCGTTTCTCAGCGACCAGGAACTTAAGACGCTCATACTTCAAGTGAGTAAAGCTTAAGTAATATTTACTCgcgtaatatatgtaaatggTATCCTAGAGAGGCTGAGAAAGAAaggatattattaattcctgCAATACGtaactttaaaaaatcgataaataCTTAACTCTTTTATTATCtcataatataatgatattccTTGACGATTGCAAGTTCGACGAGgcttaaatttttatatcgatacATTCTTCtccataaattataacaaGACGGCAAGTTACGTTTGCTTCATCTTTCGCGTTCATCTTCCATTTAATTTTAGGTATAATACTTCTAAGTTATTACGACAGTTTAGGCGCGAAAGTTGTGCGAACTAAACGATCGTGGGATCGGACAATTCGTCAGACCGTAGTTTCTTGTATCGCTAACTGGAAATTCATTTATGACATAGATTTTTGCTCGGCCCATAAGAGGTAGTTGGTATCTTTTGTAATCCTTTTGCACGAGATCGAGCGGAGCGAAACTGGCGGGTAACTCCCTTTCTCCCGCGTGCTGCTGATTTTTATTCGACTTGGTCTCGTGCCGGCGAAAGGAACGGTTTGAAGCATGTAGATTTATAGTATCGCGCTAATAGTATCCTAGAGTCGAGGCGCTCGAATCACCTACGCCTTTAATTCCGAACCAATTAGCGTGAAAGAGGTTCCAGGTAGTAGAGAACGTGCGTCACTCTAGTCAGAATATTTTCTCCCGTCGTAAACGAGTCCGCATTTATGTCTTCCGTCTTCGTGGGTTCATAAACGACGGTGAACGATAATGAGCTAGCATACTCTTCCGAGTCCTTCTTTGCACTTAAAAAGTAAGTCTCTTGAGCTCGCTATGGTAATTTATGACATACAACATTTaggatttttaaataatttactgcATGTACGTACAATAGTAAATACTTTTCGATTAAAAGTAAAGAGTTCTCTTGAATTGTCCTGAGCAAAACAATCAAAAGTCATTGCATCTCTACAGTTCCGGCgaattcaattttttacaaGCGGGCAATGCGAAGCAAATCGAGACAAATCGATCACCTTTATCTCATGAAGCTGATATATGAAATTGGCATTAAAATCTCTGTTCTATCTCGGCAGGAGATCGCACGACGCGAGGACAACGATGTTCAACAATCGACAATTTTTATCCACCCTGGGGAACACGTTTGCGTTACATTTAAACGCGCGGAGTCGCGCGCGCTGGTGTCCGTCCCAGACATTTCTCATTGTCATGTGTACACGCGCACCCGTTTATCTTTTATCAGGGCTTTCCCGTTCGTTCGGGTCTCGCCGTAGGAAAATATCCGCAAGCGAATGACCACGCCCGGCATACCGACTCGGACCCCGGCTCCACGCCGTGGCTCTAAACGCGCATAATTGCGGCATAAAGCTTTCTATTGTGAATCGGTACGTTTATTACCGGCGAGATCCGGCTTGTGCCGGGCCCCAGAATAACGTTAAGTCTCTCGCCCGTTACGCGTTGCAGCAAAGGATCGGAACGATCGTTACCAAGATCGTTACGAGATACTTAAATCCACGAAACTCGCCGCGACGTACATACACGTTTATCACGTCCGTCGATATCGAGACACCTAAGCGAGCACTTTCGGGCGATAGGGTGTCGACATTTCCGCggttaagggggtattctagtataaaagcggaatttgtatgctattttggtgaatttttttggaaaaaagtataaggttttttgaggcagggttttccctgcttattcatacatatttggtgtatgtttccaaatttttgtattagacaataactataaataagcgctgcacatgatattaaataagaacatgaaaaaaaagttggtccatggttcccatgatttcagctgttctgctcatctgaaacaaaaaaaccaaagagattcttaattagtatgagtgtggctatagcaggtaccagaatgaaaaaaaatgttgaaaatttaaaacatgacttcattgagaaaattaagtttcgatttgtgccatttttttcaccattgaagggctgtagaaattccaaaaaacaatatttcgacttgattgtggtaggggctatagccacacatatactgaagatgtgtgcaaaagcctgagtcaattgattaactggtttttgagatatcatgggaaccaatttgaaaaacatggtttcgagaaaaacacgtttaaagtttttcatactgattacatagagataatgttacttacgatcaatcggctagtccagggccatacaggggacattcctcttgttcgtagaagtcctgcagagctgatctctcttccctgcgattcattctctgatctcgagagaagttagtggagcgccgctccgagcgggtgatacgagcttcgttccgggagtttgcgtacatcaccgcttgctaaccaatactaactcccatcacgttcataagtttgaaaattggcataaatcctttattgaaaattataactgccaagaatgttgctatttcaacaactttcacgccagcatggagatgttttggagcaaaagtccaaatcaatgaatttagagattcattgtactatacaacctgtactatacaaaggctccaattcaaatgtacgaccttcaaaaaataacgatcttccgatcctacctaaaatactaacacaatgctctgttgtgtgccgcgcggtccaaccgccgagcgcgcgccagaggttattttctattaggtgctattactttgttaattttgcgaatcgggctaaatcttctcgcagacatattttccataccatatacttgcaaaatatgccaaaaaaaaattcgatttttctgacatgctacactagaatacccccttaagctTTACAGTGGAGAAACGTACGGTGCGGATAACGGCCGTAAAGAAGCAAACGCGAAACCCGGGCGCGCGCTTGTTCACGTCGCACCGCGACGGTGACGGCATTTATAATCGCGCGTAGAAGTGCATTGACATTAATGAATGTTACATGCGATCGACGATATGCCGAACCCCATGAACGCACCGCGATGGTTACGCAATGCGAGCGCTATTAAGTGTCTGGCTGGTGCACGATAAATGatatgcgctcgcgcgcgatatcaCGGCGATCATGCTATGCCCGCGGAATCGCCGGCATCCAGCGATTACTCGACTGAGTAAATGCCTCAAGCCAAAAAGTCAGTTCAATTTCTGAGCACCTGCTATGGCGCATTTCAGAATATATACGTTCGATTCAAATGATTAAACTATTggaaatttacattttgtaaaagATAATTGCACATCTTTTGCTCTTCTTTCGCAATTAACTGTGTCCCCAAATCGTTGATAAAGGcttgaattgttaatataaaatacatgtcAATAATATTCAGTTTTGTCAGACCaccttattaaaatttaatctttttattagaatttaatttaaatttaatctttttaatagagaaattatatattacaaatagtTAATAAGCTCACGAACGCGCAATGTACGTTTGCTTTTTAAATCTAAACctgtttgataaaataataggCTTTCCGGCCGTAATTGTCGCGCAGCGTAACGAAAAGCAGCTTGTCTTGTTTCAGGCCGCAGAGGGCTTCGTCTTCGTGGTGGGCTGCGATCGTGGGAGGATTCTCTACGTGTCCGAGTCCGTCTCGCAGACTCTCAATTATTCTCAGGTACGAGATTGCGGTTCGACTTAACTCTCGcgattctctctttcgtcgCTCATCGAGATCTATCTTCACTTATGCAAATCTCGAAGCAATCCGGATCATTCCGGATCACAAACTGTCGCTCGACAGTATTGAGAATGCTTGTGTCCTCGCAGGGTGATCTGTTGGGTCAAAGCTGGTTCGACATTCTGCATCCCAAGGATGTCGCCAAGGTAAAGGAGCAGCTCTCGTCGTCCGATCTCAGCCCGAGGGAGCGACTGATCGACGCGAAAAGTAGGTGTCAATTGTACTCTCAGTGCTATCCATACGCTACTAATCTCACATATGTTTTGCCGCATCTCTGGTTTTCGATTAATCAAACGGGGCTGCGCGCGAGCAATAATTTCCCCGGTTGTTTGCAGACTTTCGAAGCCATTAATTATAGGATAGCTTTCGAGAGACGTTACCTCATACCCGGCGCGTCGATCATGCGAGTGCAAATTATTCGCCGTATGCCGCCGCGGCATCTCTTCCACCTTCACCTGATAAATGTCAGTCGCTCGGCAGCATTTGCTCCTCTCGCGTAAGCCCATCGACAAACATCTCTGAATTGGCGTGCCTAGATAAGAGCATTGCGAAAGTCTTGACGCCGAATGAGGAAAGGAGACGAGGAGTCGCCAAACGGGTCTAATGTCAGAATTCCTCGGACATTACATTGCGATGCGATCTGCATGCGAAGCATTTCCATCGCCGGAGTGCATTTAAAACGCCAGTAATTGCAACATTAACGTCGCGCAGTAAATCCGCgctgaagaaagagagagatacgatactattaggggtgtgatttagttttgagggttttttttgctcaaaaacgcatgtatttaaatatgataatgaatgaataccttaatcaaaatattttccttcgttttctagaactttttcccatctttctggcaagagacggattccaccacgataaaatcactcttcttttcagttgatccattcgtcgacgaattttcgcacttcttccaaattatgaaagtgtgtatcctctaaagcgtgttgcatccaccggaacaaataataatcgcatggagcaatgtccggagaagacttgccattcaagctctaatagtgtttctttcactgataacgcaacgtcaggtcgagcgttgtcacgaagaagaatcactttccgtcgtttactcgcaatcgctggtcgtttttggtccaatgcttgcttcaacttgtacaattggtgtcgataacgatcagccgtgacagtctcgtgcggatttaacagctcatagtacactatcccaccaaatacggagcattacttttcaaccgtgaatattgcgtctcggagtggatgttgatggttcgcctggatccacccatgattttctgcgtttcggattatcaaaatagatccacttttcatccccagtaacaatccgagacaaaagactcttctttttttgcctggcgatcaacgaagtgcaaatgttcaaccggttcgcaatggcactttccgataattcatgtcgaacccatttcccttctttctgaatttttcccatttcatgtaaatgtttcgtaactgttgtacgatcaacatttaatgctctggcaagttctgaagtggattgtgttggattttcgtgcaataattcttgcaaatctgcattttcaagctttcttggttgtcccgagcgttctttgtccttcacatcagtatcaccacttttaaagcgtctaaaccagtattcacacgtcttaattgatggggcagaatcaccacaagtttccacaagaattctataaccgtcagccgcagttttcttttgattaaaaaacaaaagcaacgcatgtcgaaaacgctgtttcggaagttgcatttttacgatgatataaacacgactgttattgcatctattgctataatgctactaaatgtgatggataatgtcaagactgtaagaaagaacagttatcggaaacagctattggaacaaactgacactacagccatctgttgcaaaaccctcaaaactaaatcacactcctaatatatatgAGATGCAATATAAGATAAGGAAACGCGAAGGATGGAACGAACGACCGATAGTAGACCGTTGCTGTCATCACGATTGTTTCAGCCATGTTACCGGTGAAAACCGACGTTCCCCAAGACGTTTCACGACTCTGCCCCGGCGCGCGAAGGTCCTTCTTCTGTCGGATGAAGCGTAAAGTCGATGCCGTCCGCTGCGGTGAGACGCAAGTGAAAGAGGAAGCTGACGCCACTACCGGCTGCCACAGGCGGAAGAAACAACAAAACGTAGGTGAGTGCGCTGATTATTGAGCCCTCGACAAGGTCTGATGTATTTCACGAGAAGTAAAATTCTCCTGACCTAATCACATAGGAAAAGATTAATCTTAAAACGAATCGTCATTGCAAAAtccattgaaaaataagacaaagcttttaacaaataaaagttCTTGCGATTGTTAATcattaaatctttttctttttcaaaaaattaaatttaattcggATATTTAATCCGTGACTATTGCATGTGTGTCTTTTTATCGATGTTGTATGACGCAATATCTTTTCGGAAAGAAGATAATTCTCACTCGTTCTTTCTCCAATGATGGATTCAATCTCGCTTTTAAAAGGCAAAGCTACTTCCGAGAAACTTCCGGAAAGATATGCGCGCAACGATTTGGGGGGCGCTTGCGAAATGGGAATGCAAACGCGTCTTTTGAGCGCTGAGAAATTGCACGCACGATTGGAGACACGGCGCGAATCTTTGCCGCGTGGCTCGTCAAAGGCGAAAAGAGATTCATATGGCATCGCAGTGTCCGGTGAAAGGATCGCCGAtacatatatacttaaatataCGTCAGCAGTCATCAAAAGCTCTGGCTACTTTCTTCTCACAATATGTTTTATGTCTTTTATGTAACATAATAATGCGATACAAAATGTAACTTTTCGACCAATATTGATCTTGGTaacgcaattaattataataacgttTTCCATTGGTAAATCTCTTTAGATATATGAATCATTAACGTTTCAGACTGGAAATATTGCGTGATCCAATGCACCGGTTATCTAAAGTCCTGGGCGCCCGCAAAGATCGGCCTCGAGGAGCAGGAAGGTGAGGCCGACGGTGAAGCTTGTAATTTGTCCTGTTTGGTCGCGGTTGGCCGGCTCCAAACAGCGATATCAACGGCCGTGTTGTCGTCGAGGAAACCCCATCTAAGACCGATACAATTCGTCTCGCGACACGCGATGGACGGCAAATTTCTTTTCGTCGACCAAAGGTCGGTACATCTGGTTGGTTGGTTTTGTCATTCCACGCATCGTCACTTATCGCGTCTCACAAGCACATCGAAACGAAAGAATAATCCTTTTTACATAGAGCCACTCCCGTATTGGGCTTTTTACCTCAAGAACTATTGGGCACCAGTATGTACGAGTACTATCATCACGACGACATTCCTCACCTGGCGGAGTCGCACAAAGCCGCGTTGCAGACCTCCGAGCGTGTCGCCACTCAGGTAATTGACATCGATCGTCGTCATTGTTCGTTCGCGATCACGCCTCTACGCCTCTAACTCGAATCGCCAATATCCATGCAGCATCCGCGCCTCAAGCATCGCTAAATACACGATGTGCGGGCGGCTTCAGTC encodes the following:
- the LOC105284058 gene encoding protein cycle isoform X1, which gives rise to METPPTMVPDQAPASGHHYHHHHHHHHHHHRHHRSISTTPSHGPTTDTTDEFAPVSRKRKLSCHVGSDLLDDLGDDAKSVRTNDDSKKQNHSEIEKRRRDKMNTYITELSAMVPMCHAMSRKLDKLTVLRMAVQHLKTILGAVTSYTEGHYKPAFLSDQELKTLILQLVLFQAAEGFVFVVGCDRGRILYVSESVSQTLNYSQGDLLGQSWFDILHPKDVAKVKEQLSSSDLSPRERLIDAKTMLPVKTDVPQDVSRLCPGARRSFFCRMKRKVDAVRCGETQVKEEADATTGCHRRKKQQNVDWKYCVIQCTGYLKSWAPAKIGLEEQEGEADGEACNLSCLVAVGRLQTAISTAVLSSRKPHLRPIQFVSRHAMDGKFLFVDQRATPVLGFLPQELLGTSMYEYYHHDDIPHLAESHKAALQTSERVATQVYRFRSKGANFVRLQSEWKSFRNPWTKDIEYLIAKNSAIFCDSRSGGNNGTEDSSVQGNYDYFTQSNGGLERLISSHVEVSKTGRQIAEEVLDLQRRGEDSSTGSSPGPMMDPGLLDTDSQITAAASPDRTPADVSQPAGGIGSDNSGSNPTSTFNHVVNNVQLNNIANDQGASSDEDVMDMIGGTGINESPNPIPSDGNDEAAMAVIMSLLEADAGLGDPVDFSGLPWPLP
- the LOC105284058 gene encoding protein cycle isoform X2 produces the protein METPPTMVPDQAPASGHHYHHHHHHHHHHHRHHRSISTTPSHGPTTDTTDEFAPVSRKRKLSCHVGSDLLDDLGDDAKSVRTNDDSKKQNHSEIEKRRRDKMNTYITELSAMVPMCHAMSRKLDKLTVLRMAVQHLKTILGAVTSYTEGHYKPAFLSDQELKTLILQAAEGFVFVVGCDRGRILYVSESVSQTLNYSQGDLLGQSWFDILHPKDVAKVKEQLSSSDLSPRERLIDAKTMLPVKTDVPQDVSRLCPGARRSFFCRMKRKVDAVRCGETQVKEEADATTGCHRRKKQQNVDWKYCVIQCTGYLKSWAPAKIGLEEQEGEADGEACNLSCLVAVGRLQTAISTAVLSSRKPHLRPIQFVSRHAMDGKFLFVDQRATPVLGFLPQELLGTSMYEYYHHDDIPHLAESHKAALQTSERVATQVYRFRSKGANFVRLQSEWKSFRNPWTKDIEYLIAKNSAIFCDSRSGGNNGTEDSSVQGNYDYFTQSNGGLERLISSHVEVSKTGRQIAEEVLDLQRRGEDSSTGSSPGPMMDPGLLDTDSQITAAASPDRTPADVSQPAGGIGSDNSGSNPTSTFNHVVNNVQLNNIANDQGASSDEDVMDMIGGTGINESPNPIPSDGNDEAAMAVIMSLLEADAGLGDPVDFSGLPWPLP
- the LOC105284058 gene encoding protein cycle isoform X3 gives rise to the protein METPPTMVPDQAPASGHHYHHHHHHHHHHHRHHRSISTTPSHGPTTDTTDEFAPVSRKRKLSCHVGSDLLDDLGDDAKSVRTNDDSKKQNHSEIEKRRRDKMNTYITELSAMVPMCHAMSRKLDKLTVLRMAVQHLKTILGAVTSYTEGHYKPAFLSDQELKTLILQAAEGFVFVVGCDRGRILYVSESVSQTLNYSQGDLLGQSWFDILHPKDVAKVKEQLSSSDLSPRERLIDAKTMLPVKTDVPQDVSRLCPGARRSFFCRMKRKVDAVRCGETQVKEEADATTGCHRRKKQQNVDWKYCVIQCTGYLKSWAPAKIGLEEQEGEADGEACNLSCLVAVGRLQTAISTAVLSSRKPHLRPIQFVSRHAMDGKFLFVDQRATPVLGFLPQELLGTSMYEYYHHDDIPHLAESHKAALQTSERVATQVYRFRSKGANFVRLQSEWKSFRNPWTKDIEYLIAKNSAIL